One window from the genome of Hippopotamus amphibius kiboko isolate mHipAmp2 chromosome 13, mHipAmp2.hap2, whole genome shotgun sequence encodes:
- the LOC130835059 gene encoding uncharacterized protein LOC130835059 isoform X1: MVPEFCKYDGSWCTNTTFTCFSTTTSSSLRRELTESRPTRSTFLSKNSVKCLCEAVRTGRRAVVTRRRDTRLPPQLSEPGRRKPRREATLERTVSFEDTSTSTIAASTLFVTHDGNSEKLVLVTPKPYLRSGFGRDMLKTVNATNTFVSYIFSPFCFIFSLSSSPIFYLSSQPYLGPPENPDWSFQCDSETNEAFLLLTKS; encoded by the exons ATGGTCCCCGAGTTCTGCAAGTACGATGGGTCATGGTGCACAAACACAACCTTCACTTGCTTCTCAACAACGACAAGTTCTTCCCTAAGACGAGAGCTCACGGAATCCAGACCCACCCGGAGCACATTTCTGAGCAAGAATTCTGTGAAGTGTTTGTGTGAGGCAGTGAGGACTGGCAGACGAGCAGTGGTGACAAGAAGACGTG ATACCAGATTACCCCCTCAGCTATCGGAACCCGGAAGGAGAAAGCCACGCAGAGAGGCCACTTTGGAAAGAACAGTGAGCTTTG AAGACACGAGCACCAGCACGATTGCTGCCTCCACCTTGTTTGTGACTCATGATGGGAATTCTGAGAAACTGGTCCTTGTCACTCCGAAACCTTACCTAAGATCAGGCTTTGGGAGAGACATGCTGAAAACAGTCAATGCTACCAACACCTTTGTTAGCTAcatcttctctcctttctgtttcattttctctctttcttcttcccctattttttatctttcctccCAACCATACTTAGGACCTCCTGAAAATCCTGATTGGTCCTTTCAATGTGACTCTGAAACGAATGAAGCTTTCCTACTGCTTACGAAAAGCTGA
- the LOC130835059 gene encoding uncharacterized protein LOC130835059 isoform X4, with translation MVPEFCKYDGSWCTNTTFTCFSTTTSSSLRRELTESRPTRSTFLSKNSVKCLCEAVRTGRRAVVTRRRDTRLPPQLSEPGRRKPRREATLERTKTRAPARLLPPPCL, from the exons ATGGTCCCCGAGTTCTGCAAGTACGATGGGTCATGGTGCACAAACACAACCTTCACTTGCTTCTCAACAACGACAAGTTCTTCCCTAAGACGAGAGCTCACGGAATCCAGACCCACCCGGAGCACATTTCTGAGCAAGAATTCTGTGAAGTGTTTGTGTGAGGCAGTGAGGACTGGCAGACGAGCAGTGGTGACAAGAAGACGTG ATACCAGATTACCCCCTCAGCTATCGGAACCCGGAAGGAGAAAGCCACGCAGAGAGGCCACTTTGGAAAGAACA AAGACACGAGCACCAGCACGATTGCTGCCTCCACCTTGTTTGTGA